The Iamia majanohamensis genome window below encodes:
- a CDS encoding type 1 glutamine amidotransferase domain-containing protein: MSSALDGTKVAFLVAMEGIEQVELTEPWKAVEGTGATPVLVAPEEGEVQAFDHLDKADTFQVDVTTAAAQAADYAAVVLPGGVANPDQLRTDDAATALVKACADAGTPIAVICHGPWTLIDAGVAKGRRLTSWPSLETDLTNAGATWVDEEVVVDESGQGPLISSRNPDDLPAFCQALVEHLEKAAT, translated from the coding sequence ATGAGCAGCGCACTCGACGGCACGAAGGTCGCCTTCCTGGTGGCCATGGAGGGCATCGAGCAGGTGGAGCTGACCGAGCCCTGGAAGGCGGTGGAGGGCACCGGCGCCACCCCCGTCCTCGTCGCTCCCGAGGAGGGCGAGGTCCAGGCCTTCGACCACCTCGACAAGGCCGACACCTTCCAGGTCGACGTCACCACCGCAGCCGCCCAGGCGGCCGACTACGCCGCCGTGGTCCTCCCCGGCGGGGTGGCCAACCCCGACCAGCTCCGCACCGACGACGCCGCCACCGCCCTGGTCAAGGCGTGTGCCGACGCAGGCACGCCCATCGCGGTGATCTGCCACGGCCCCTGGACCCTCATCGACGCGGGCGTGGCCAAGGGCCGGCGCCTCACCAGCTGGCCCAGCCTGGAGACCGACCTCACCAACGCCGGCGCCACCTGGGTCGACGAGGAGGTCGTGGTCGACGAGAGCGGCCAGGGCCCGCTCATCAGCAGCCGCAACCCCGACGACCTGCCGGCCTTCTGCCAGGCCCTCGTCGAGCACTTGGAGAAGGCCGCCACCTGA